The genomic DNA AGATTGATGTTTACAGCAAATAATAGTAGGCTCATCAGGAACATTTTCCAACCCATGTACTTCGTATCTTAGACCTATTATTTTATCAATTAAAAACACGAATGTTGTATTCCAAAAGGCACCAACATTATGACGCTGTCTACGTGGTAAAACGGCAGAAAAAAGAATAGGAATAAACCATATGATGGTAAAAGGAGTAAAAACTAACCATAAAAGAAGGCTTCTTATTATTGCCATATCTATCTCACTTTTGTTTCGTTGCACTATAAAGACATTTTTTTCCAAATTTTATACTCTAATTGCATGATTTATTCAAGCAAATATCTTGGGCAAAGGACCATAAGTCATTATAAACCATTGTTTTTTCAGGTATTTTTTGCTCATAGAGTGTTTTCTTTCCTTTTCCTGTCAGTACCAGTATTGGAATCCCACCTGCTTCATGAATGCATTGCAAATCTCTTAGACTGTCACCAACCATATAGGTTTCACTTGCTGCGATATTTAACCTTTGCAGTATATCATCAATTAAACCAGTTTTAGGTTTTCGGCATTGACAGTTATCCTGCTCTGAATGAGGACAAAACCATATTCCTTCTATTTCCCCCCCTGCATTTTTGATGTGTTTTAACATTTTACTGTGAATTTGATTCAAGTCATTGATAGTAAATAGTTTTCTTGATATACCTGACTGATTAGTGGCAATAGCAACAAGGTAATTGTATTGATTAAAAAAAGCAATTGCATCTGCACTATTAGGGATGGGGATCCATTCATCTGGATTTTTAATAAATTCATCACTGTCATGATTAATGACACCGTCTCTATCAAGGATAACTAGTTTCATTGCTTGCATTGTAATCCATTCATTAAAAAATTTTTCATAACTCCTTTAGCAGATCGAACCATATAGCTTGACCATTTGATATCTAAGTGCCCTTTTTTTTCATGACGTATATTGCTTGGGAAATTTTCACAATCTTCAAGAGCAATGAAGGGGTGCATGTGCAATATTTTAGTATTTTTTTGTTGTTCAAAATATAACCAATCATCAGCAGTAACATGTATCATCTGTGATTGTAATTTCTTGGCTCCTTGTAGGGTAATGATATAAGCGACAGTACCACAACTAAATTGTTTCCATGGTTTCCCAAATTGATAATTTAAGCAAGTATAAGTATGTTTAATGGGAAGCCTACGATAATGGTAAGCTAAATCTTTCTCTAAGATTTTAACATAACCGAGTATTAGTACATCAAATTCAGTATTTTTTTGAATAGTACCAATATGACTCAATAGTGGCAACGGGTTGTTAATCAATTTAAAATCATCTTCTAATATTAGGGAAAAAGGAATTTGTTGAGCGATAATCTTGTTATAAATTTTCTGGTGTCCGAGTGCACAAGCAATCTCGGTATTACTTAAAAATTTGTTTTTTTGTTTTGCTTTATCAGTTGGTTGATAGGCAGCAGATGTTTCCCATTTTGTTTTATTCCTAAAATCCAAAGCATCCACACATTCAAAGGGTAGAGCATATTCAATACACTGACTAAAGGCTGATTGCCGTCTATTGACCGCATCAGGTAAAGACAGAATAAAAATGTTAGGAAGATTCATGTTTGATCAAAAAGCCAAGTAACATATAAACTGTCATCATATAAAATATCATACCTAATGGCAATCTTAGAAAAGAATCAGATAAACAAAATGTGAAAATATTAAAAATGAGAATATAGCCCAATATAGAAATAGTCTCATTATGTTGTCTATATTTATAAAACATATGCAGTGGTACAAATAGGATAGACAAGGTTGCTAAAAATAAGAAAATACCTTTTTTTACCAATACATCCAAAAATTGATTGTGGGCATGCACAAAGGGAACAGCCTCGGGAATAATTAAACCATTTTTTGCTTGTAATTCTTTAACAAAAATATAATTGGCATTTCCCCAGCCTAATAAAGGTTTTTGTAAAAAACCATCAATAGCACTTTTCCAAAACTCAAAACGTAGTCCAATAGAAGAGTTAGGATTGCTATCCTGAAAATACCAAATCAAATCAGTTCTAATCTGATCCAATCTTACAGAGATCCCTGTGTCATATAGAAATAAAAATGACATGAAAATTATGAGTATAATGGGAAGAAATAGTGTTGTGATGAGCTTAGGTATATGTGCGAGATAATGAATAAAAAGTACTATAAATACTATAGGAAAACATAACCAGGCACCGCGAGAGCCAGTTAAAACACTGGCAGTTACGCCAAGTAAAAAAGTCATTAAGGTGAATAGGCTATAAATTTTGTTTCGTTTATAGGCATCAAAGAATAAAGTGAGGCAGAAAAGTGATAATGTAATCACGATCCCAGCAGCAGGAATGACTGGTTGTTGTGTTTCCAATGCACGTTCGGTACCTTGTACGTATTTATCATACAAAGCATAAATACCAATAATGATGGTCGCAATGGGAAATATATAATTAAGTGATTTAGTATAGTTGAGAGTATGACAAAAGAATAAAAAAGCAGGTAACAAAATCAGGGGAATTAATTCAAATTTAATACTACTAAAACTTTCTCCATGAATCAAAGCCAATACAGATGCGGTAATGGTATAAGTTGAAAAAGTATATAAAATAATAAGATGATCTTTATTGATTTTAAAAGAGTGTATTATAAAGCTGTTGTGTACCAACAATATAATACCAAAAATAGAAAAAATAGTAGGAATAATAAAATAAAAGTTTCTTTGTGAGACAATCACTAAGGTAGAAAAAAATACCAATAGCAGAACATAGCCTATTCTTTCTATTGTTTTTGATGGTGCAAACATGATTAGTCTCACTGATTTAGTGTTGCATGACAACAAAAAACGCTCTATATCGTAAGGTTAGAACATACCAAAAAGAACTTTATTCATCTGAAATAATTTTTACACTGCATTTTTATCAGCCTCACCAGTACGGATTCTCACTACACGTTCTAACGGAGTGACGAAGATCTTACCATCTCCCATTTTTCCTGTGGCAGCAGTAAGAATAATCACATCGATAACTTTTTCTACATCCTCCGATCTGATGGCAATATCAAGACGAATTTTAGGTAAGAAATCTATTGCATATTCTGCACCACGATAAATTTCTGTATGGCCTTTCTGGCGGCCAAAGCCTTTCACTTCTGTTACAGTCATTCCTTGAATGCCAATCTCTGATAATGCTTCTCTAACATCATCTAATTTAAACGGTTTAATGATTGCCGTTACTAATTTCATGTTATTCTCCGATAGTTAATATTTATTTTTTTTAATTTAGTTTCTTTTTGTAGTAGGTCGAGAAAAAAACATCCAATGTTGGAATACAATAGTGCTTTTTTTATATTGTACTACCATTTCGTAAAAGATCGGAGAATAACCCTTTTAATTCGAACTTATCTAAAATTAGTAAGCAACCCACCGATACAAAATAGGTAATAAGAGTGCCAAAACAACACTTATAATAAGTCCTGCCAATGCCTTAGTTACATCACTTCTAACTATTTTTGCTGTTTCATTAAGTGGTGGAGAATACATAAGAAGCGATATAGCAAACTCTCTACCAGCTAGTAATCCCAAAAATACCCAAGTAGTACTCATCGGTACATGGCTCCATTCTTTGAATACTAAGAGGATAATTGCATAGATAAAATCAATAATAGTGGCAGCTCTTATATCTACTGTTCCTGTCTTATTAGTGACAATCTTTTGTATGGCGCCCCCACTTTTATAAAATATTAGGGCAAGTGTAAGTAAAAAGACAGCTAATGCAACAATCATCCAATTAGCAGAGACTTGTCTCGGTAAAAAGACAAAAATATTTGCTAGATCCTGTATTAACCATTGACTCCATAAAAAACCGGTTGAAATCCATTGTAAAACAATCCAATATTTAGGAGCAGTCTGATCTCCTGTGCGATTAAAGTAGCGAATGGTATGACTAAAGACAAATCTATAAAGCAAAATTGCTAACACAAAAGCTACGACGTAACCCATAAGTGACTTTAGCAACATTTTTTCTAGATTGCTAGGAGCAAAAATAGTTAGAATAAGGAAAGTTGTACTAACAGGAATCCCGTAACGAGTTAAGATTAAAATCACTATTGGTGGAATGATGTATAACCAAGTTAACCCACCACTCGGGAAAGGGATTGAATCTAGACGATGATATGAAGCATCTTGTAAGGTTCCTGAACCAAGCCAACCATACATTAGAACAAAAATTAAAATCAAAGAGATAAAAAGCCACAACATCCACCATGGCTTATTTTTATTTGATGAGATAAATGTTCCTAAAGTTTGAATGGCGTCATTGGCGACAATAGAATAAGCGGCTAAGCAAAAACCGACAATCATAATAATAAGCTGGGGATTTGTCATGGTGATTTTCCAATAAGTTACAATAAACTTGGCCATTAAACAATAGTAATATGACAGCAGTACGACACATTACTATGCTATGATTTTATTTGATTTTTTTTGTGTGATTGTATTGAGATAGAATCATAGATTGTCAGGAAAGAGTTAAATAACTTTTTTTGACGATGGTCATGGATATTGGGGTAGATTCTTACTTCTTAAGTTTTTCATAGATAATAAACTCAAAACACCTTAAATTATTTATCTGAATTTTGATTCGGATCCTTTATGCCAACTGAGTAATTTCAGGTAGCATGTATTTTATTTGAAACAGATTTAATTGGTATGAATTTAATTTACTCTAAATACTCAAATTTTGTTTATAAAAAAACAAGAAAGATCCAGAAAATTTTCATAGAGAAAAAGATAAGAGATATGGAAGTTTTCAAAGATCATTAATTAATTTTAGGTTGACTAGTGAACACAGTTTTTTGCTTAGATTTAAGAAGGAAAATATTTCTGATAGCAATCAAATTATGAGCCTGAAATTAAGTTTTCATAGGAATGATGATGAGCATAATCATACATAAAAATAGTGGAGAATTTACCATGAGGATTTTTATACAGAAATTGTAGATTAAGTAGGAATTTAAATTAACAACCATTGACTTTAGTTCAAAAAATAGTTTTTGATTTGTTTTTGATCAAATAAAAAGTCAAAAAATCTATCTCACTGTTAGTTCTTTCATTAGATGAGACATTTTCCTCACTAGATCAAAAAAAGCCACCATCTTTCTTAGAGTTAGAGTAAATATTTGACTAGTTCAAGCTCCCCCCAACAATAGGGGGTACTAAACCAAAACCTTCATACAGCTTTAAATTACCATTTTTAATACTGAGCATTTACTCAAAATTTACCTGATAGATGTTAGATTGGCTTCCATGTCCGGATTGTTAGTAGCAGTTCGGTTGATTTTTATAAATAAATATCTAGGAGATAAGTTATGAGAGTAGCACAAAAAGGTTTTACCTTAATTGAGACAATGGTCGTATTGGTCATTATCGGGATAGTGGCAGCGTTCACACTTCCTAAATTCTATGAATATATTGCTAAAACGCAGGTAGCAGAAGGCATTCAAATGGCTACCAATGCTAAGATAACGATTACAGATAATTTGCAAAATGGACGTTGTACGGATCCCTATGCACAGGTC from Neisseriaceae bacterium includes the following:
- the gmhB gene encoding D-glycero-beta-D-manno-heptose 1,7-bisphosphate 7-phosphatase, whose translation is MKLVILDRDGVINHDSDEFIKNPDEWIPIPNSADAIAFFNQYNYLVAIATNQSGISRKLFTINDLNQIHSKMLKHIKNAGGEIEGIWFCPHSEQDNCQCRKPKTGLIDDILQRLNIAASETYMVGDSLRDLQCIHEAGGIPILVLTGKGKKTLYEQKIPEKTMVYNDLWSFAQDICLNKSCN
- the glnK gene encoding P-II family nitrogen regulator codes for the protein MKLVTAIIKPFKLDDVREALSEIGIQGMTVTEVKGFGRQKGHTEIYRGAEYAIDFLPKIRLDIAIRSEDVEKVIDVIILTAATGKMGDGKIFVTPLERVVRIRTGEADKNAV
- a CDS encoding glycosyltransferase, which encodes MNLPNIFILSLPDAVNRRQSAFSQCIEYALPFECVDALDFRNKTKWETSAAYQPTDKAKQKNKFLSNTEIACALGHQKIYNKIIAQQIPFSLILEDDFKLINNPLPLLSHIGTIQKNTEFDVLILGYVKILEKDLAYHYRRLPIKHTYTCLNYQFGKPWKQFSCGTVAYIITLQGAKKLQSQMIHVTADDWLYFEQQKNTKILHMHPFIALEDCENFPSNIRHEKKGHLDIKWSSYMVRSAKGVMKNFLMNGLQCKQ